CAAGTTATGCGCAGAAAAGGTTACACTAGGGATtgacacgaaaaaaaatattttaaattatacGAGACAAATCCATTCTTAAGTTCGGTAACATTTGTTACAGTCAATTGAGTCACGTCAGAATGCGATTGGCTTTATATTTCCGATAACATTGAAATGTCCTTTCGTAAAATAATCACAAAAATCGTCGGAAAACGGACAGATCGTTTGCATTTTCTACGTGATCATTCTTACCATTCACCAGTGTACGAGTACCTTCCTGATATGATCCTCACTCCCCTCAGTACCTCGCATCCTCATACTCATAGCTTATTGATCGACCGTATCAATCAAACATGCTGGCAAAATTAGGCTCTAACACGCTAACGAGCTAATCATATCTAACGCTTCGAAGACTTCTCCCCCAAATTGGGCCcatactaaaaataaatatttagtaCCGTAAGCACTCGATCATTTTTAACCATGTGTCAGACATTCACGATTGCCGCTGCCCCAATCATTCATTTCTCTGTTTAATTCACACCATTTATCATCCGAATGTTTGcatcttttttcttcacttttttctGCACGCCGCTACCGGTTCGCTTCGCGAAAtcgttgcaaaaaaatggttgaaaaaaCCCACAACACTTGTCTTGTCGGTATGCCACACGTTGTAATAAAATTTGCCAATTACCGTTCAATTCAAACATTGACACGAAATCGGTTCACCCGGGCAGTCAATTTTGCAAATCGCCGAAGATGAAACGTACGACAGTTTGCGGTTGATCAACGTCGAGCTGAATCGCATTTTCGGCCGCCCGGACACGATGTTCCTGCGGACCACGCCGAAGCAGTTCCTGTTCGATGGCGTGCCATTCTGCGTGAACGTTATTGGCATCGCGAAAGCGATCTGCAAGGAGATCGAgaagcgaaacacgaaaactaTCCGCACCATGCCGGACGGGAGTTTgcggttttccttcttcagcCATGTGAGTGTCCCGAGCTTAGACGGGGGGAGAGAGAGTAAGCGGTGCGGGACTGTAGCACCTACCGGTGTTTAATTGTAGAAAAATATGACCGACGATGGAACGTTCACGATCAACACCGGCATCAAGGATCCGGCGCGGACACAAATGATCGAACAGTGGAACGGCAGGACAACGCTGGACGTGTGGAACAACCGGAGCAGCGGGCTGACGTCGGTTTGCAACAAAATCCACGGCACCGACGGTTCCGGCTATCCACCGTTCCGGGCGAACGTCGAACGGATGACCATCTTCAGCACCGATATCTGTCGGTAGGCTCGGCACAGAATCGAGTGTCCCTTCCGGCGCCTGTTAAATGGGgttgaattttctttccgcaGGACCGTTGACATTAAGATGACCGGGACCTCGTCCTACGAAGGCATCCCGGCGTTGCGGTACGAGATCGACAACAACTTCGTTCACGATGTCGGGCTCGAGTACGGGAACGAGTGCTATTGCGTGAACAAAATTCCCAAATCCATCGTCAAAGGCAATGGCTGCCTTTACCGTGGAGCGCTCGATCTGTCCAACTGTTTCGGTGAGTAGAACCTAGAACGATCATGGGCCCGTCTACGGGATACAATGTTTGGAATGCGCCATTTTATAGCTATGAGTCACGCCCAGCGTGGGTCATAAAAATCGGTCAGCTCGCATCTGATACGAAGCCTTATTGAGTGGTTACGAAACCATTATTCTTTACGGGGCCGCTTTTCCTTACGGTCTGcgatttgttgttgcttcCTACCTCGAACAATACCCACCATCAACAATATTGATGAACAACTCCTCTACGATAGCGAGATAAGCTCGAGATAAGCCTTTCGAGTTAATGTTATGCGTATTGAACCTGCGAAGCTGGTTGGAGTCGTGGAGCATTATGATAGCGCAAGGGCCCTTCGGTGCTGAAAATTGAGTCACGGCCAGCCGACGTTTGAGAACAGATGTTTTAGAGTGTGTTATGAGTAACCGAACAAGATAATCAAGATGCTCGCTATCACCGGGTCAGTATCGCCGATCGTGGGCCAACACCTCAAACTCGATCGACACCCCAAGGGGGTGCCGTGAAAGATCAGCCCCGCGAGCTCGAGAATGATTCACGCAATCGATAGAGGAAGTCGGCCCCGGTATCTCGTGAACCGTCTAATCGGACGCCTCTGATCGGCCATTTTCTCACACGCGCTCCCTGATGCGCCATTACAGGTTGCCGTGGGAGTTGCGGAACGCGACGAAAAGTCGCTTTGTTTgccacaccggccaccggcctgtttgtgtttgtcctGTGCTCTGAGCAAACAGGGTCTGAGTGCCGGAGGTATTACGGTATTAATGATCGTCTCTGAGGGTTGATTGATACGCAGCTGGAAAGGTCGAAGGCCAGCGTCCAGTGGCGTCCCCCTCAGGCatgattgaaaatcaattgaGGCCCTCTGAACATTGCGGGTCCAAATTTCCTTACCCAAGTTCCACCGGGTAAAAGAATCGTAAAAACTCCAGACTCTTTCCACCAGATGTTTGTCTCTGTATGGAGTTACCGTACCGGGGAAAATCCCTCAGGCCGAGCGCAAATAGGTGCCATATTATGCAAATAGTTcccaaaaactcccaaaaACGGAAATGTTTCGAATACTTTACGGATAACCAATTTTTGTTACGCCATCCACCATGAATCACTTCGGATGGCCGGGGGCCCCCTGTCTCTGTAAGTCCTTGGAATTGATTTAGTAATAACGAAAAGGAATGTGATTcctcgaaaaacaaaacgaaaaacaaacactcatCGCCGACCAGGAAGTCAAAAGCAGCGGCGTCGTTCGTCCGGTCGTCCGTCGGTCCCGTTGAAATGGGCGGTCCGGAATGCCAAAATCGAAGGAAAATGTCCGAAACCGTATCTCTCGCGAGTTTGGAATGATTTATTGGATTTACTTATCAGAGAGGGAACGGGGAACGAAAACACTAATTATAAGGACCAGGAACCATGTGCTGAACACGGGTGTAAGCTTTACCCACTTTGGAACCATCGATTGAAGCTCTCTCGACGGCCGGTAGTCGTTGAAGGCAGTGGTGTGGTGCTAGTCGCGGTTGCCGGCCCGCGATCGCTGGTCGCTCGGAGCCGGGAGACGAACGGTTTAAAGGTGTACACCGGCTTGGCAGTGGGATTGGCCGTTGGACGTCGGCCAAAGTGGTACAGATAGAATTCATACAAATTCGTCGTAGTCTTCGTGGCCGAAGGAggtggccccgtcgtcgtcaacgACTTCCGGGGGCTGGTTGCTGCGGGCCGAACAGTGCTCGTCGATCCGATCGCTTCGAACCGTTTCCGTGGCGTGGAGGTAGTGGACACTGCCGCAGCACTTGTCCGTGGCCTTGCCGTGGTACGCCGCGTAGTCGTTCGAGTTGTAGCCGTCGTAGTGAACGGCGGTGTCGAAGTGACCATCGTGACTCCATTGGTGGTACCCTCCGGAAAGCACCCGTGAATGTAGTGCTCCGAGCGGCCCTTACAGTACGGCCCATAGACCGCCCAGGCGTTGAAGCCATCGCCCGAAAGTCGCGTGTGCTCCTCGAAGATCGTCCGCATGCACTCGACGTCGTCCGTCAGATCGTTATCCTCCAGGTCGGAACATGGGAGCCCACAAACCCAACCCTTGCCGGGTGGAGAACACCAGTAGATGTCGCTGATTTGAAACAACCCGTGATCCTCACTCCCGTCGGCATTCAGACGTCCGATCGCCGACACGTTGTAGCTCGACTCCCGGTGGGCGATACAAACCCAGGTCGCAATCTGGGCGAACGGAAGCCGGTGGCGGTAGAGCAGTTCCTGGGCCAGCTCGCACCGTTGGTAGATCTTTCCGCGCGGGAACTGCTTCGGTGGGGTGGCGGGACGCCGTGTAGTCGGCGGTGTGGGGATGATGGCATTTTCACCTTCCTCGAAGCACCCGTCGAGCAGCGGGGCCGCCTTGTCCTTGCAGTGCGGTTGATAGACCGCCCAAGCGTTATATCCATCTCCCGAAATCCGTTGATGTTCCTCGAAGATGTGCCGCATGCAAGCCAGATCATCTGCCAGTTCCACATCCCGGAGCTGCTCGCAGGACACCCCACACACCCAACCACGGCCCGGGGGTGAGCACCAAAACTCATCGCTCAACTGAAACATCCCGTGGTACCGGACCCCTTCCGGGCCGTGTCCGATGGCGGACGAGTTGAAGTTCGATTGGTACTTCGCGATGCAAACCCAGGTGGCCGTCTCGTCAAGCGAAACGCCCTGACGCAGGTGAAGCTCTTGGGCCAGCTCGCAACGATCAAACACTTTACCGGCTGCCGACGTCCTTGGACGTGGTGGTGCCGTCACCGCTGGCCGGGGTAGCACGGTCGGAGGGGCCACCAGAccaccggcttccggtgcgctaTCGCCGAAGCATCCGCGCACAAACTCTTCCGAACGCCCGAGGCAGTACGGTTTGTACACGGACCAGGCATTAAAGCCATCGCCCGAAAGGCGCCGATGCTCGTCGTAGATCGTCCGGATACACCGCACGTCGTCGCTGATGTCGGAATCTTTCAGTGCGGCGCACGTCACTCCACAGGCCCACCCATTGCCCGGCGGGGAACACCAGTACAGGTCGCTAATCTGGAACAACCCGTGATCACCGCTTCCGTCCGCATTCAGTCGTCCTTCGGCCGACGTGTTGAACCGACTCTCGTGGTAAGCGATGCAAACCCACGTTCCGATCTGTTCCGGCGGGAAGCGGAACTTGTGCCGCAGATCGTTGGCCAACTCGCACCGATCGTACACTTTGCCCGACTCGCCATCTTCCGGGACTCGGCGTCCGGGGGCCGTCGGAGCCACGATGCCCGGACGAGGCTTACCAGCCGTTGTGGGGTGTTCGTCCTGGTCGAAGCAATTGTGCAGAAAGCTCGCAGCTTCCGACCCGGCACAGTACGGACGGTACACCGTCCAGGCGTTGAATCCATCGCCCGAGATCCGCCGATGCTCCTCGTGGATTGCCCGGACACAGCGGACATCGTCCGTGATGTCGTTATCACGCATTGCCTCGCAAGTAACACCACACGCTTTGCCGGGTCTGCCGGCATCCGTCGAGCACCAGTACAGATCGCTGATCTGGAACAACCCGTGACCACCGCTTCCGTCCGCATTCAGTCGTCCTTCGGCGGATGTATTGAACCGACTCTCGTGGTAAGCGATGCAAACCCACGTCCCGATCTGTTCCACCGGCAACCGATGCCTGTCTCGGAGTTCAGTGGCCAACTCACACCGCTCATACACCTTCCCCGGGCGCGATGCAACGACAAGGTTGGCCGCCTTCTTCGCCTTGGCCCGCTTGCGTTTAAAGTAGGCCTGCACTCGCACCACCTCGTCGTCGAGACAGTCGGCGAAGGGTACTTTGGCTTCCCCGTCCCGGCACGCCGTCTTGTGGATGGGCCACGCGGCAAACCCATCGCCCAGCTCGCGACCGTACGCGGCGTGAATCTTGAGCATACACTCAATGTCATCGTCCAGCTCGCCGTCCAGCAGCGCATCACAGGCCGGCAGCGCGCAGATCGATCCGTAGGCCGCACACGCGTAACGATCGATGATCTGGAACAGACCGTAGTATCCGCTGCCACCGAAGCGCTTGAAGCGCAGATTGGTCGCCGAAGTGTTGTAGCCCGATCCGCGCTCCGCGATACACAGCCAGTCACTGATCTGCGCTTCCGGCACGTGTCTTAGCGCCAGTTCCCGGGCCACGCCACACCTCGTCATCAACTGATcggtggcccccggcgggggtCGAGTGACaacgatcgccacgatcgccaccgccagcgtggccggaccggagcgaTGCATTTCAACGAGGAGCGCGACCACTACCGAATGACCTAAATGCGTGGCGCGATCCGCGATTCACTCATGAttcggttttatgctgcgaaataaacaaaacaaacacaaacacagactGCGCGAGGTCAGCACGcgaaaacgatcgacgaccgacggcggcggctgcgcAACATCAACTGACTGGCCGCAAGCCGTTGCGCCGTTCTCAAACGGCGAGTCGGACGGACGGGATGGGAACCAGTCTGCATGACGCCATTCGTcggtggcccccccccccatctCAACGCAAAGTCAAGCCAGATATGTAAAAATAGAGCCTGGTTAGCCGGTTGTCCTTTCGGGAGCGCGAGAATAGACTATCGCTGGATGGCGACCGTTCAGTCCAGTGACTCCTTCCTTCGCGCGACTGTTTTATGTCACGACCTATGCGACGATGGAGATGAGTGAGCGAAGCGCCAGATAAACGACTTCGACACGTTTGCTTCTTAATGAGCGGTTTATGAAATCAAATCGCTACAATGTGATTAATTAACACGAAACGACAGGGGATTCTGCCCTTTGGGAGGCGGATCGTCGATCGTCCTGTTGATGCGTGCGTTAGAAATGCGAAAGATAGAGGAAGCTGAAGTACCAGGTTGGTGTACACTGATCTTTACTGACTTTTTAAGGTCACTCACTCAGATGCCAATGCCGATTGTGTGGCAATAAGTTTTCCTACTCGATGTCGTTGGCTCATCTGCCCGTACCTCGTACGACTTTTATTACTACCACGGTCGTCCGTCATTGGCAGATAAATGTTTAGATTTCCAAGGACATTGCCACATCGATGATGGTGAGTGATTAATTGTACGTTTTATGCTCGGCAATTCCTTTCAGACGCACCGGTCGTGCTAACGCTTCCCCACATGCTCGGTGCCGCCGAGGAGTACACAGCGCTGATCGACGGCCTGGCGCCGGACCCCGATCGCCATCAAATCTTCGTGGACGTGGAACCGGTAAGTAACCGCGATGGTGCCGCTGATAACGGTTGCGATGCTAAAAGCATTTCGAATCTACTCAACAGTACACTGGAACGCCACTGAACGGAGGGAAACGGGTGCAGTTCAATATGTTCCTGCGGAGGATTGACGCGATCAAGCTAACGGACCGATTGCAGCCGACACTATTTCCGGTCATTTGGATCGACGAAGGGATCGCGCTGAACGAGGACATGGTGAAACTGATTGACGACAGTCTCATGAAGGTGCTGAGCCTGTTGGACATTGTGCAGTGGGTTCTGATCGGGGTCGGACTTGCACTCGCCGCTCTGATGCCGATCGTGTACTTTGTGAAAAGACGGTGCCAGAAATCGGTTAGTCCGGCGgtaacggccaccaccagcgcggcCAGCCTGTCGACGGCGGGTAACAAATGACCGTCGGTCACGATGCTCAGCCTTGACTGACTAAGGAAGCTGACAGGACTAGCCGGGCAGGATCGCCAGAGTCCGCCAGAGAACTGATGGACCGTTTTATGGTGCCAACGATACGCGTGCGTCTGCGGAGCGTGCATGAGCGAGGATTGAGTGTGAGGATTTTGTACGCGTGAAAAGGAGCGAACGAATGCCGCGAATGAGAAACGTTATGCGCGCTTCCATCCCCAAACCGAGTCAAAAACTGATGATACCGTCCATTTACGAACGGCAATGATTTAAGGCAATGATTGCGTTTGAAATAGCTACCGTTATATTTGTCTGTAAGAGCGAAGGAATGAATAAAtcgaatgttttaaatttactttttaaTGTTTGGGTGAGCAAAATAATCCGATGTTGTTGCGTAGGTGTTGCCTGACAATTGCGATTGACAAACTGACTGATTAATAATAAACGGCGCGACGGTTTGCAACAGACCGTTTGAACTCGAATTAGTCGTAGCAGCGCCATCTACCGCGCgcttggttttcgttttcccgaAGCGAAATTCCTTTTCGAGACAAAATTCTCACTCAAATTCCCTTTCGAGACAAAATTCTCACGAGTGACAAAGGGAAATTAGATTCGATGCGGTAAACTGGCGTTGGTGCGAGCGAAAGGCTGTTGATGTGCGTTGTTGCCAAAGAAATGTGCCCGGTGAAGTATTGGCGGGAGAGTTGAGAAGTTCTGCTGTGCGTTAAAGTGAAGTTTACGTGCTTAGGTTTAGTGTTTATTCAGTTTGAAGTGCTGGCTCTCCGTCACCATTTCGCCGTTTCGTGCCCCTGGAAACCACTCGTGCGGGAGAATGACGAAGAGGGAGAAGAAACATGACAACGAGAAGCCCGCGATAAGCCTTTAGCAGTGCTGCCGGCCACCAAAAGAGCCTGCTGGTGATTCCAAACAATACTTTCTTACACAGAGCGCGCTGGCATCCGTGGACAGGGCTTTTGAGCGCGGCTTCAGGGCGGAATTATGTAAAAACTGTTTAATTTTACTGCGCATTCAGAGGGATAGTGAGTGGAAAGTTTACCCTGTGTTGTCAACATGCCTGCCACATGTGTGTTAACCCgctccgtttcttttcgcaGCATTGCTACTGTGGGCCAGCGGTGCAGAAGGGTTAAGTGTGCAGTTCAACCAATAATCCGCTACGGGGCGCTAGTGTTTTGTCGTGAGTGTCGATTCGCACCTAaagctgtgtgtgtgcgcgagaAACGCCGCGTATGAGTGCGACTGAGCGAAGCTGGCGAATTCTCTTTCTTGGGAAAGTGCCGTTTTTTATTCGGCAGCCTTGTTGCGAATTTGCAGAATCCGATAATGCTGGTTTCGTGATTGCCGCACAAAATGGAATGATCAGCGACGTAAACAGCTTCCGAAAGGTGCAGCGTCCCGCCGACAGACAGTGCGCGACGATTGACGATGGGAGCGAGTGTGAGTGCTCGACTGAGCTCTGTGGAAAAAGCGCCAGATAGGCCAGTCGGTGGTTGTGTTCGACCAAAAATGGGCCGTGGGTTTTCAACAGAAAATGGCGTCTGCCAACTTTTTGGAAGAAGCTCTTAAATCAGACGTCGATGAATCCGCGGTGAATGCGATCGTTGGTACACTGGAAAACCAGCTGGACGCGAACACGGACGAAGTGCAACAAGTCGGGAGCGTTGGCAAGCCCGGTGCGTACGGGAGTGGCGTGAAAAATCAATCTAGTGCACCAGCGGCCGTGGCGGCAATCGTGTCAAATGGCGGTACGGCAACCAGCAGCgcatcagcggcagcaacgaCTACGACGGCCAGTGAAACCCACGTCGGCCAAGCGGCCAAGCCCGACCTCGGTGGCCCCGTTACGAATGGTGAAATCGTAGTGTCCCGTGCAGCGGTGCACGTCAgtaacagcagcaacaacaacaacaatactATTACGACCAATAACAACCTTGGCAAAACGTTTCTAGTGAACGCTAGTGTGAACAGCAGTACGATAACGACACCGACGGTGGCTAACAAGCCCACCATCAAGTtggtcggcggtggtgtggtgtcgTTGCCAAGCGGCGTGAgcctgcagcagcaatcgcaacATCAGCGGAACACGGTTTCCTCCACGGTGattgctggtggcggcggtggtggtggaggttcCACCGGCGGAGGaggaaacatcaacatcatcagccACCAGATCGTGGTGCCGCCGGGTGGTCTGTCCACCGTGGGACAGCCCCCTCCGCCGTTCAGCGTTCCTCCGCAGCATCATCTCCATCACCAAGTGTTGACCAcgtcggccggcggcggtggcggaagtATCGTTCTCAGCAGTagcaaccaccagcagcttcaAACGGCGTCGAATATGCCAAAGAATGAGCCTGTGAAGCTGGTCTACCCTGCTGGCGGTCCACAATCGGCGGTGCTCAACATGAACAACAATCGCGTGACGCTAACCCAGACCGGGTTGCCCAACGGGACCATCTCGATGTCCCAGCAACCGCAGCTGATTCAAACGATCGGAGGCGGCGCCCAGATCGGCaaagcaacgacgacggccacgctccagcagcagcagcaggtaggCGGTGGCGGGCAGCCGGCGCCTACGTTGATCATCAAAAACCAGCAAACCAACGCGGTCATGAATCCCGGCACGCCGGGCATCGTGACGGTTTCGAAGCCGATGAACAATCAGGTAAACCAAGATTTCTACCCCGCTCCGTTTTGCTGTAGAACGTGTACTaatgtgcgtgtgtgtggctgtgtgtgcgcgcgcgcgttcccgCGCCCCCGTGTGTCCCTTTTCTTGGTTGAAGATAATTGAGTTCTAATCGTTCGCGCCAAACTTATGGTGAATAAGCATATTTTTGTCCTTAACGATTTGCGCCAACTTTTGGCCAGCTAACCGGTTGTTCACTAACCGATCTATGGTGCCCGTTAATCGACCCATTTTCTCCCACTAATACCCTGACTGTGTCTAATCAATGGACGAGCCCTTGTTTGGGCGCttgtgctgtgtgcggttGGTTCGAACAAACAATACCGAGTGGATCACATCGTTTCTTCAACACAAACTGGATATATACTATTGAGATAAGTCCGGACCCGGCTTCCTTCGAAATGCAATCTGTCAGTGTGACGTTTTATCTCTCCAGCGT
The nucleotide sequence above comes from Anopheles bellator chromosome 1, idAnoBellAS_SP24_06.2, whole genome shotgun sequence. Encoded proteins:
- the LOC131216284 gene encoding sensory neuron membrane protein 2 isoform X1; protein product: MVQWTLIWAGIGALMAASGVLLGLVVFPRAVHEKIIENTELRQGTEQFKRFEALPQPLDFKVYIFNVTNPYEVMQGRRPKVVEVGPYVYFQYRQKDNIRFSRDRSKVHFTQQQIYVFDAESSYPLTDNDELTVLNMHMNSILQIIDNQAKETITNFRSDVNNTLEKIPVVRVIKRIIERTTPIQSILQIAEDETYDSLRLINVELNRIFGRPDTMFLRTTPKQFLFDGVPFCVNVIGIAKAICKEIEKRNTKTIRTMPDGSLRFSFFSHKNMTDDGTFTINTGIKDPARTQMIEQWNGRTTLDVWNNRSSGLTSVCNKIHGTDGSGYPPFRANVERMTIFSTDICRTVDIKMTGTSSYEGIPALRYEIDNNFVHDVGLEYGNECYCVNKIPKSIVKGNGCLYRGALDLSNCFDAPVVLTLPHMLGAAEEYTALIDGLAPDPDRHQIFVDVEPYTGTPLNGGKRVQFNMFLRRIDAIKLTDRLQPTLFPVIWIDEGIALNEDMVKLIDDSLMKVLSLLDIVQWVLIGVGLALAALMPIVYFVKRRCQKSVSPAVTATTSAASLSTAGNK
- the LOC131216284 gene encoding sensory neuron membrane protein 2 isoform X2, with the translated sequence MVQWTLIWAGIGALMAASGVLLGLVVFPRAVHEKIIENTELRQGTEQFKRFEALPQPLDFKVYIFNVTNPYEVMQGRRPKVVEVGPYVYFQYRQKDNIRFSRDRSKVHFTQQQIYVFDAESSYPLTDNDELTVLNMHMNSILQIAEDETYDSLRLINVELNRIFGRPDTMFLRTTPKQFLFDGVPFCVNVIGIAKAICKEIEKRNTKTIRTMPDGSLRFSFFSHKNMTDDGTFTINTGIKDPARTQMIEQWNGRTTLDVWNNRSSGLTSVCNKIHGTDGSGYPPFRANVERMTIFSTDICRTVDIKMTGTSSYEGIPALRYEIDNNFVHDVGLEYGNECYCVNKIPKSIVKGNGCLYRGALDLSNCFDAPVVLTLPHMLGAAEEYTALIDGLAPDPDRHQIFVDVEPYTGTPLNGGKRVQFNMFLRRIDAIKLTDRLQPTLFPVIWIDEGIALNEDMVKLIDDSLMKVLSLLDIVQWVLIGVGLALAALMPIVYFVKRRCQKSVSPAVTATTSAASLSTAGNK